In Zingiber officinale cultivar Zhangliang chromosome 3A, Zo_v1.1, whole genome shotgun sequence, the DNA window tttacttcgctTTGTGTTATTTAGATGCTATATTTGTTCATTCAACATGCATTCGTTACTACTAAGTGCGGCAACTTAGGGAGTTATTTATTTCTAGCTTTTTATTATAATCTGCTAATAGTATTTTGtggtgagatcagatattgtatGAGTATGATATGGACTCCCTGAAGTGGGCAGTTTGTCTATACCATTTTGAAATAGAATCCAATTATACTGCAAGGTCTGTGGGCGCTAGATAAAATATCCAACAAGTCATTAGTCATTTTGCAGACATTCGTACCAACTGCACTGGGGCCACAAATTAAACGAAAGTGTGATACATGATGAAGCTAAGTCGTTATCGATCAATCGCTTGCAGTAGTAACAAGGTGCAAATCAACCAGCTTTAAGCAGAGGCCAACAATTTCTGGGCCTGCTGCTCGTACCTAAATCCATTGCCCATTGAGGCGTCAGCGGTCCACACAAAGATGCCACCGAGCTTCCCTTGCTTCTTCAGCTGATTACAGGCGGTAAAGAAGCCGTTTTGGGGCGTCAGCCCGCCGGGATTCTCCTCCGTGTTGAAGCTCGCCAGAACCCGCCCTCCCCTGTAGTTGTTCCTCTGCTCGTCGAAGTACTCTAGGAATTCCGCCACTGTCGTTCCGCTCGCGTACGCGTAGAACTGGAAGTTCACGTAGTCGATCACCGCGCCGTGCTTCCTCCACAGCGCCTTGTAGTGACTCTGCACTTCGTCGTCGTCGAACGGAGCGATGGAGGCGAAGGAAATGGCCCCGTTGCCCTTCAGCCGCGTCACCAGCTGCCCGATGCTCTCCGCGAAGGCGTCCGGCGCCGCCCGGAAGTGCTCGTAGTCGACGTCGATGCCGTCGATGTGGTACTGCTGGATCAGGGAGGTGAGCGAGTCGACAGCGTTATTCACCCAGGAGTCGACGGAGTCGGGCGCGAAGTAGGCGGAGCCGTCGCCCACGGAGTCGCCGCCGAGGCTGAGGGCGACCTTGACGTTGGGGCGGGCGCGCTTGATGGCGGCGATGGCGTTGGGAGACAGGTTCTGATTGTCCCAGAAGATGTTGAAGCGGCCGTTGGTAGGAGTAGGGGAGGCGGAGGTGGTGTAGTCGATGCCGAAGGCGAGGATGAAGTGGAACTCGACGCCGGAGGAGATGGGGACGTCGGAGAATCTGACGCCGGAGAACTCGGCGCCGATGTATTCTCGGAAGATACTGGAGGTGTAGGAAtaaggcagaaagaagaagaggaggagaaaggaGACCAAGAACGTTGAGGAGGAAGAAGCCATGGGAGCAACTGACACTGAGCCTGCGCATCGGTGTTGCTTTTTATAGGATCCGCACTCGGATTTTTTACTCTTCCTTGAATCCGATAAGGGAAATGATTAAGTAACGGCGTGGGAGAACGTAACAGACGTCGACAGCGTAAACTTACTGCCGCCGGCgaagttaatttattttatgaGGTTGGAGAGATTTCGTGGAGTTTAATTTGTTCCGTGTCAATTCAATAATTAACATCTAATTAGCTTCGGCTGTTATCTTCATTCAAatcaattgaaaattaaattctaaaactCTAAATCTCCTGCTTACATCCTAAAcccttttatataaattttagtaTTACCCATTTTATCtaatttccatatttttaaaaattaatattatatttccaTTATACTCCTCTATTCTTTTCATAAAATAATTATATAGATTTGTGTGAATAAGCttccaaatttttttattttacccaTTTAAAAATTTATCATTCTCAATTTATACTATTGAATTCTATTAATGAGACGTACAAGAATATATTGAcatagatttaaaataatttaaaattttttagattcATTATTCAGTTTAGAATGGACGTAGAAAAATcacatcaaattaaaactaatataCTCTTACAAGTCTCATTAATTAATGTATTCATGCTTTTATATCTAAATTCCATGACATTAATTAAAAAATAGTGAATTTTTATAGGTACAAATCAAAAGGACATcccaaattaaataaattattaaaaaaaaaatgctctttttttttttttttaaaaaaaaagaggtcGAAAGGACACTCTACTAGATATTTTATCCTGAGTGTTCCTGTCCGAAGGCGATGCGATGACGCATTGGCTTCGACGACTGAGGAATGACAAGCTTCTCAAGATCTAAAGGAACTCTTTGATGACCCTGCATACACTTCGATGATTCAACAAAACGTTAGTGATCTAAGACCGAGGTGAGAATTCCCggttaggccctccgacgcttaagtcggTTCCTCGCTCGAATgtggaagaagaacagtaatGGAAAAATGGTAGGAAGTTTAATTTCAAATACAAATGCTTGtgtttgcgtaccttgccagcggagaggattctcctttttataccactgcACATAACCTCCGCGATCATGAGGTGGtcctcggtttgttagagtttattagaagatgagaaaagtacAATCTGGACTTCATGCAATAATCCTCTGAGAAATCTTTTTTCTACCTCAGATGTACCCTCTTTGTCGTTTATGACTTGAATCCTTGATATGATGACATATGCAAAAGAGTATATCATTGTAACCGcttaaagaaagaagaaggtttgAGAGAATATTTCCTGACAAGTTTGCCAAGCTGTCATAAAGTTGCCGACTGATTGTCTATTTAGAtacatacctactgattattaagCCTAGATATATACCGATCGATCATTAAGCCCATCGTATATTGAGAATGCCCCATTcttcttctgttgaatatatcttagACAATCATGTATTAAGAGTACATTATGTCGAATATATCTCGATCGACCATGCATTAAGAGTACCTTATGTTGAATAAATATCGATCAGTCAtgcattaagaataccttctgttaaatATATCTTTGTTGGTCAtgcattaagaataccttcttCTGCTGAATATGTTGGATTGAGAcgcgttagagggggggggggggtaaatagtgcttgtggctttcactcttttcggaatcgtaaaacacgAGTAatagtgcagcggaaatagtagaacgaacacacagaaagacacgagagttttacttcgttcggagcctaaatcgactcctactcgaaggcccgcgatccttgaccgctttccgtgggcaacaattataagctcgtaaaaatgtacaataagatattacaattgaaagcactaaaacaaattataccgacaataataaagtagcagaatatgaagctccgggttgtcgggggctTATAACAGTACTTCTGGACGTTtcttgagcagcttgtagcgtaaggattgcttggagttcgttgttcTGAGCTGCTAGTCGAACCCCTCTtctaaagggtgttcaaggccccttgaaagccatccaaggcacctccatgctggccgagtcacacgctgtgataagggctgaactggtcgaaccttatcaggttcaaggcgccttcatgcttcctcAAGGCACCTTTATCcaccggtccaaggcgccttgagcctccttcaaggtgcctccaagcctgcttcaCAGTCAGCCCATgttttgcacccaaggcgcctccaagctccatggaggcgcctcagacactgttcatctgaggtaaacttgtgctcctttgctcctgcaaaagtgttagtctcaaacacataccctgcaaaacaaagttagcacaaaacaacagtaaacagaatataatgacagtctccggactgtccgggtctgacttcggatttccaatcggaaaccctaggtcgacccgacgcctactgttccctctacagggaacgcgtcctcacctactcccctcagtagagattacctgatgctagtccggtcctccagaccgactggactttccgcctagggttaccaccccctagggtttttctccacctagggttcccccccccccccttaggattttcctccacctagggttaccaccccctaggacctaaggttgccgccccttaggattttccgtcacctagggttaccaccccctaggacctaaggttgttgccccttagagttttcctccacctagggttaccaccccctatgattttccttcacctagggttaccaccccctaggacttaaggttatcaccccttaggattttcacctacctaaccgcagttaggactttcctgaaaccttatttaagcatgttagataacaaggaatcttaactttgaatccctttgtcattatcaaaactgaggttcgattgtcggatgcttcccgcaccaacaatctccccctttttattatggtaaccgaaattcaaagttaagtaaaaaatgcaataaagataagcatatttaagcacaggcataaataaagcatagacACACCCCTtaacaaaaatttcttttttgaattttctttgaatttcttcctactctccccctttgccatatatcaaaatacccaagagagtgaagaaaatctaggCCTTCGTTTCACTTTTAAAGATAATGTTTTATCTTacctttcaaagagaaaaatagagggttaagcatacttttgataaacacttagtttttcttgtaagactattagctaggtgaaatcaaaattgttatcataaattttgaaagcaaaattcttcctttagtttgagagatactttaaattcttagtttttaaagagggagtttaactaaaaaaaaatttgagacttaatttagctaagattttttacttttaaaatacttttatcaaagacttagctaaacttatgaagataatagttttattaagtatttaaccttaagaagacttagtttttcaaaaaagagaattgttttgatgaaattttgagaatactttagaaaatacttagcattttcagcaaaacttagcatttgagaaaaattgctttgagagacacttagctaaatatcttttttttttcaaaaacatttagctaagttggaaaatacttagctatatgtttagcttaaaaatgattgccttgagaaaacatctcgccaaatagctaagtttagagtataatctaactaagtttagttaaagaagacttgattaagtacttagcataaagaggttttacataaaggcttagctttgaaaatattcTAGAGGAGTTGTactttaaaagtcaggtcatagataatttaaattttaaggctaagttaaaaataacttgaattttcaaagacatgccaaaaatagtttttaattttgaggtcaagtcaaaattttattttgaagaaaaactaattttaaaaccaactcaaaatctctcccccttaattaatgccttaattaATTCTTTGGTTCAAGtatgagaggaaaaaaaaaatttattttcctaactttccatctcactcattctaaatTAACAAACATGTTTGGCatatgagtgagcgtgagatgAAGTTGTCTTTGCAATTGATGTAAAACATAAGTTCGAATTCCAAATAAGTGatcatttaattattttgaagatttaaaattaattaagtttagaatttcaaagaatttaataacttctgaaaagggttttttcaaatgatttttcaaatgattttcccaacaattttgaaagttttaaaatatttttcaaataattttgaaattaagttttaaaagttttttaaaatgatttttaaaagactttttcaaataattctgaaattaagttttaaaagattttttttaaaagacttttcaaataagtttgaaattaagttttaaaatatttttttttaaaatgatttttaaaagacttttcaaataagtttgaaattaaattaagttttaaaagattttttttttaaaatgatttttaaaagacttttcaaataagtttgaaattaagttttaaaagattttaaaaataatttttaaaatatttttcaaataattttaaaattaagttttaaaagtttttaaaataatttttaaaagatttttcaaataattttgaattaagttttaaaatatttttaaaataaattttaaaagatttttcaaataattttgaaattaagttttaaaagatttttaaaataattttttaaaagatttttcaaataattttgaaatgaagttttaaaaagattttgaaatgatttttaaaatatttttcaaataattttgaaattaagttttaaaaatatttttaaaatgatttcttctaaaagatttaaaataattttgaaattaagtttaaaaagattttaaaataatttttaaaatatttttcaaataattttgaaattaagtttaaaaagatttttaaataatttttaaaatatttttaaataattttgaaatgtagttttaaaagattttgaaatgatttttaaaagatttttcaaataattttgaaattaagttttaaaaagatttttaaaatgatttcttctaaaagatttaaaataattttgaaattaagtttaaaaaatttttaaataatttttaaaagatttttcaataattttgaaattaaattttaaaaagattttaaaatgattttttaaaatatttttcaaataattttgaaataaagttttaaaagattttgaaatgatttttaaaagatttttcaagtaattttgaaattgttttttagaagatttttaaagtattttgaaattgatttttagaagatttttaaatgaattttgaaattgatttttaaaagaattttaaaattgattttaaaaaaattgatttttaaaatatttttaaaagaattttgaaatttaaattccttagtcatcttacccgatctaaattttcaatcagggaatcctataatttttgtgagatgaattgaggttcaattttagggtttggtttaactttatgttagattcaggtttagctttgggttcaacaagtaagcattttttggataaacttctgggctatggtgagtcacaaggaattcattaaagtaaccatgccttcgaggtttcccaaatagtcctacccattcaacttaatactaaaccttagtctaactagttaggatccatttaagggtagcttcggtcagttccacttggccaaatgcaccaggtcgaagccatatcttcctagacatgcgatgcccaagcttccctaacgtactatcatccaaaaacttcaacaGTACCGtcggtcaagttaaacctagcccattttatctaaccttaattaccctaccgggtagtctactcttgtttacccatttcgggtagattaagtttggttacccagtcgggtagtttagttgggggtgccagctattctggatcctccttctatttttatttgacttaaattgaattttgaattttaattgaatttagaatttagaattttaattgaattttgaaattatgttcattttattaatattgtttttcttttttctccccctggatcatagcctcgatatggtctatcgagataatagacttgatccttgggacccaatattgaccaagtccaacttgattgaccaagttggacttaggtacccatgcttggactacctttctattatttctatttactaatgataaatacgatttgtattttcttttagttttaaatccaagtccggatttgttgtaaacgactcgctgttttccaagaatcagatccagattcttggaacccaaggtgaaccgtttgaacgtgtccttgagttctttaacttgagttttcaaattgaaattttcttcctcaagttgttggacttgggttgaatttccaatttgaacttgCTCAGTTAACGAACTTGAGTTAGTCgtttccttaagggctgttacctccttttggagagacttgacccggacgttggatttagccaacttctttaataagtaaggaattaaattttccgaatcatctaagctaataccagaaattagagcacttacagtggttttgggtccttcagaaacggatacggatccgtggcttcgctcggactcggtgtctgattcgctctcggtttctgaatcggactcgaactcggactcggtttcaacaacatgtgctagtactggtagagcgaggaggcttgcttgttcttcttcatcggattcaaattcgtctgatgactcagaccatgttgcctttatcactttcttcgtcttgcttgtacctgcaaatgacgcaacacctttctcggtcggagtagtattagtctgctcaaataatttgtttattaaaacatgcttacctattttcgtatcaggaataccttcgtgtagctcaatcaaattcccccacagctccttggcacttgagaatggatcggcgcgattcagctccttattcgttaagccgcactgaagtgtatacgttgcttttgcgtttgcttctacctttttgataaggttcacgTCCCAGTTCTcatacggtagtggcttgcctgtgccgtcagttggcagttgaagcccggttttgacgatcatccagacttcaaagtgagtctggagatacgcctccatccgacccttccagtatccgaaatcatccccggagaagagcggtgggcgagcagtgttgtagccttcttgatgagccattttagaaagacaatctcgcaaaataaatacaataaagcttgttccaagacttagtcttggattagtagtgcgggagagaaataaaatagtaattcaggaattttaaaaaaatattattaaaatattattaaaataatataaaaaaaatattaccacaaaattttgaaaacgcgatatttcactaattccaaccaatggtgaaaaaatgaaaattaattttttgaaaatagttttggaggggaaaaaacagaaggcgtaaggttttatttttaatgcaacgatatctaattttgttttcaaaaagtAACCCCCCTGctttgattggtggtttcaccaatttagaacggccttgctctgataccaattgttggatcgagatgtgctagaggggggggtgaatagcgctcgtgactttcactcttTTCGGAATTGTAAAACACGAGtaataatgcagcggaaatagtagaacgaacacacagaaagacacgagagttttacttcgttcggagcctagatcgactcctactcgaaggcccgcgatccttgactgctttccgtgggcaacaactataagctcgtaaaaatgtacaataagatattacaattgaaagcactaaaacaaattataccgacaacaataaagtagcagaatctgaagctccgggttgtcgggggcttgtaacagcacttctggacgtttcttgagcagcttgtagcgtaaggattgcttggagttcattgttctgagctgctggtcgaaacccttttataaagggtgttcaaggcgccttgaaagccatccaaggcaccttaaaagccatccaaggcgcctccatgctagcCGAGTCACACGCTgcgataagggctgaactggtcgaaccttatcaggttcaaggtgccttcatccatcgatccaaggcgccttgagcctacttcaaggcgcctccaagcctactTCGCAGTCAGCCcatgttttgcacccgaggcgcctccaagctccatggaggcgcctcggacactgttcatccgaggtaaacttgtgctcctttgctcctgcaaaagtgttagtcccaaacacataccttgcaaaacaaagttagcacaaaacaacagtaaacagaatataatgacagtctctgAACTGTTCGGGTcagacttcggatttccaaccggaaaccctagggtgacccgacgcctactgttccctctatggggaacgcgtcctcacctactcccctcaggagagattacctgatgctagtccggtcctccagaccgactggactttccgcctaaggttaccaccccctaggacctagggttaccaccccctaggacctagggttaccaccccttagggtttttctccacctagggttacccccccctagGACGTAAGGttatgccccccccccccccccaccttaagattttcctccacttagggttaccaccccctaggacctaagcttgccgccccttagggttttccaccacctagggttaccaccccctaggacctaaggttgtcgccccttagggttttccgccaactagggttaccaccccctaggacctaaggttgccgccccttagggttttcctccacctagggttaccaccccctaggattttccttcacctagggttaccaccccctaggatctaaggttaccaccccttaggattttcacctgcctaaccgcagttaggactttcttgaaaccttatttaatcatgttagataacaaggaatcttaactttgaatccctttgccattatcaaaactgaggttcgatcatcggatgcttcccgcaccaacagaatatATCTTGGTTGGTCAtgcattaagaataccttctgttgaatatatcttggcCGGTCATGCATTAAAACTATCTTCTGTTAAATATATATCGACCAGTCAtgcattaagaataccttctactaaatatatctcggtcgatcgTGCATTAAAAGTCCCTTTTGTTGAATATATTTTGGTTGATCTTTGCCTGCTTGAGCATATATAAAAAACATTATGTTTAATTGACCCTTATCTTGTTGATTGTATTTTAGAGTCTTGACCGGCTTAAGCCTCTTTAAGCCTGATTGACCTTTTCTGACTGAGCGAATACACTAGACCTACTATCTTGTGTTCAGTTAGTCTTCGTCCGACCTTTCATAAGATACAGACATGATAAAACTAAATAATTTTAGGTCTGACCGGACTTATGTCCGCCCGGGCACATACATAGAACCTTGTATTTAATTGGCCTTCACGTGCTCATTCATATATTAAAGGCTCGaaaaggctaaatgcctttaggcTCGACTGGACTTATATCCGTCTGTGCATATGCATGGAAGCCTTCATTTGGTCGGCCTTTGTCTCATTTGGTCGACCTTTGCTTTACTGATCATATGTCATAGACTAAATAAGGCTTAATACCTTTAGGCCTGGTCGAACTTATATCTATCCGGGCATATGCATAGAAGCCTTCATTCGGTCGACCTTTGACTTACTGATCATATGCCATAGACTAAATAAGGCTTAATACCTTTAGGCCCGGTTGGACTTATATCCGTCCGGGCATATGCATGGAAGCCTTCATTCGATCGACCTTTGCATCCGTGCGAGCATATGCATGGAAGCTTTCATTAGGTCGGCCTTTGCCTTACTGATCATATGTCATAGACTAAATAAGGCTTAATACCTTTAGGCCCAGCCGAACTTATATTTATCCGGGCATATGCATAGAAGCTTTCATTCGGTTGACCTTTGACTTACTAATCATATGTCATAAACTAAATAAGGCTTAATACCTTTAGGCCTGGCTGGACTTATATCCGTCCGGGCATATGCATGGAAGCCTTCATTCGGTCAGCCTTTGCCTTACTGATAATATGTCATAGACTAAATAAGGCTTAATACCTTTAGGCTTGACCGGACATATATCATTCAGTCGGCCTTTGCCTTACTGATCATATGTCATAGACTAAGTAAGGCTTATTACCTTTAGGCCCGACCGGACTTATAACCATTCGGGTATATGCATGGAAGCCTTCATTCAGTCGGTCTTTGCCTTACTGATCATATGTCATAGACTAAATAAGGCTTAATACCTTTAGGATCGGCCGGACTTATATCCGTCTGGGCATATGCATGGAAGCCTTCATTCGGTTGGCCGGTACTCTTCGCCTGGGCATATTCAGAGAAACTGATATTTGATCGACCATCACCTGACCAATCGTATGCTATATCTTAGATAAGGCTAAGTATCTTGGCGCCTGGCCGGTCCTTCCCATCCGGGTATACACATAACCTTATGCTTGACCGAGTCTAGGCGCTACCATCTCTTCTTGACTTTAAC includes these proteins:
- the LOC122050417 gene encoding chitinase 2-like codes for the protein MASSSSTFLVSFLLLFFFLPYSYTSSIFREYIGAEFSGVRFSDVPISSGVEFHFILAFGIDYTTSASPTPTNGRFNIFWDNQNLSPNAIAAIKRARPNVKVALSLGGDSVGDGSAYFAPDSVDSWVNNAVDSLTSLIQQYHIDGIDVDYEHFRAAPDAFAESIGQLVTRLKGNGAISFASIAPFDDDEVQSHYKALWRKHGAVIDYVNFQFYAYASGTTVAEFLEYFDEQRNNYRGGRVLASFNTEENPGGLTPQNGFFTACNQLKKQGKLGGIFVWTADASMGNGFRYEQQAQKLLASA